In Parabacteroides timonensis, the genomic stretch TATTTATCGTTATAATCCGGACATGAAATTGATACTTTTAGTTCGTGAACCCGTTTCACGTGCTATTTCCGAATATTTTTTTATACGTAATTTGATGGTAGAGAATATAGCAATATGGGAAGATCCTGAAGGGAAATATAAAGATAAATTGTTAGATTCTGATCACTATCCTTTATCATGGTTCGTAGGAGAAGAATTGAAAATAATGAAAGAAACAGGTTCTTTTAGTTTTTCTACAGTTTTATTCCCGGATTTTGTTCGACGAGGTTTGTATTGTGAACAGTTAAAATGGTATTATCAGTACTTTAAACCGGAACAAATCTTGATTTTGGAAAATAAAGATTTGAAGTATCGACCGATAGAAACGTTGAAACAGGTTGAATCTTTCTTGAATATACCTCATTGTAATTGGGAAAATGAGAAAAAGGTAAACTCCAACATTGGAGTTTACACTCATCAGATATCTGATGAGTGTAAACAAATGTTATATGAGTTTTATAAACCTTGGAACGAGAAATTTTTTGATATGATCGGTTACCGTATGGATTGGTAATCAGGAAATTTATCCCATGAATCTTAAAGAACAAATATTAGCAGTCATCCGATTGGAGGATGTAATCGAACGTTATCTGCCGTTGCGTAAGAACGGCGGTTCGGCCAATACTTTGACGGGGCTTTGTCCATTCCATGATGATCGGCATCCGTCGTTCTGTGTCAATGTGAAGAAACAGTATTACAAATGCTTTGTTTG encodes the following:
- a CDS encoding sulfotransferase domain-containing protein; the protein is MINKIKCLRNIHYWLLTAWKIRKLNFVIIGAEKCGTTALFDCLKKHPYCIAPNRKETRMFSLRYEKHFNVFHSISYFNPKEIFFRSRKHFLFEATPENIYLEEVAERIYRYNPDMKLILLVREPVSRAISEYFFIRNLMVENIAIWEDPEGKYKDKLLDSDHYPLSWFVGEELKIMKETGSFSFSTVLFPDFVRRGLYCEQLKWYYQYFKPEQILILENKDLKYRPIETLKQVESFLNIPHCNWENEKKVNSNIGVYTHQISDECKQMLYEFYKPWNEKFFDMIGYRMDW